In Terriglobales bacterium, the genomic window TCTTCGATCTGGGAGTTAATGTGGATCCTGAACAATTCGTCGCAAAAGCTTTGCAGGTCGAGGCGGACGTCGTGGGAGCGTCGGCGCTGCTCACCACCACGATGGTGGGCCAGAGGCATCTTGTCGAGCACCTCGAGCGCGCGGGATTGCGGCCGCGGGTGAAAGTGATCGTCGGAGGAGCGCCAGTCACCCGACAGTGGGCGGAAGGAATCGGTTCGGACGGGTACGGCCAGGATGCGGTCAGCGCCGTGAGTCTGGTGAAAGCACTCCTCAATACCTCGGTGATCTAAGGTTTTGGCCATGCCACCACGACTGCAACTGCTCGAACCCGCATTGGCAGAACGCGTCCTGGAAGAGGCCTATCAACTTCTAGACGAGATCGGGGTGCGCGTGCAGACCGAAGTAGCCCTCGAACTGCTGGCCTCTCATGGAGCCCGCGTGGAGGGCAAGGTCGTCCACATCCCTCAAGAACTAGCGCACCGGGCAACCTCTTCCGCGCCGCAAGAATTCTGGCTCCACGACCGTTCGGGAAAGCCAACCGTGCGTTATGGGAACGACGCCGTACATTTTGCTCCGGGGTCTTCGTGCCTGCAGGCACTGGATGCGGAGACGCTCGAGCACCGTCTGGCGAAATCCGCAGACCTGGTGCGACTGGTGCAGGTGGCCGAGATGCTGCCGCAGTACGCGGCCCAGTCCACGGCTGTCGTTTGCGACGATGTGCCGGAGTCGATCAAGGACCTCTACCGGCTTCTCTTGGTGCTCTGGTACTCGGAGAAGCCCGTGGTGACGGGCGCGTTCGAACTGGAGAACCTGCCGGTGATGATAGACATGCTGGCCGCGGACGCGGGCGGACACGAGGCCCTGCGCGTGAAACCGAGAGCGGTGTTCGACGTTTGCCCTTCGCCGCCATTGACCTGGTCTGACTTTGCGGCCGCGAGTCTGATCGAATTGGCCCGGGCCGGCGTGCCGGCGGAGATCGTGCCGGTGCCGCTGGCAGGAGCGACGGCGCCAGTGACGCTCGCTGGCGCACTGGCTCAGCACACGGCGGAATGCCTGAGTGGTGTGGTCATCCAGCAACTGGCGCAACCGGGAGCGCCTGTAGTCTGGGGAGGTGCGCCCTCGATTCTTGACATGCGCACGGCTACCACGCCCATGGGTTCCATGGAGGCCGCCATGCTCAACGCTGCCTGCGCGCAGATCGGCAAACATCTGCGCCTCCCGACGCATGGCTACTTGGTGGCAAGCGACTCCAAAATCCCGGACGCTCAGGCGGGCATGGAGAGCGGCATGGCTGCCGCGCTGGCCGTGTTGGCAGGAATCAACATGGTGTCGGGTGCGGGAATGCTGGACTTCCTGGCTTGCCAGAGCGCGGAAAAGCTGGTGATGGATGCCGAGGCCATTGGGGCGGCGATGAGGCTGCGGCAGGGGATCGAGCCGCATGCGGCCAGTCTGGCGGTAGAACTATTCCGCGCCGCCGGGCACCAGACCGATTTCCTGAAGCTGCCGGAAACGCGACGGCTCTTCCGCAGCGAGCAATATCTGCCGTCGCCAGCGATCGATCGTGAGCCACTCAGCCGGTGGAGGGATTCCGGCGGGAAGGATATGTTCGCGCGTGCCCGTGAACGTGTGAGCGAGCTTGTTGCCAGCTACGCGCGACCCAGCATGGACGCTGATGTGGAGAAGCATCTACTCGACGTCGTGCGCAGGCGAGCAGGCAAGGCAGGATTGCACAGCTTGCCGGGAATCTAGCTTCGATTGCACG contains:
- a CDS encoding cobalamin-dependent protein (Presence of a B(12) (cobalamin)-binding domain implies dependence on cobalamin itself, in one of its several forms, or in some unusual lineages, dependence on a cobalamin-like analog.), which gives rise to FDLGVNVDPEQFVAKALQVEADVVGASALLTTTMVGQRHLVEHLERAGLRPRVKVIVGGAPVTRQWAEGIGSDGYGQDAVSAVSLVKALLNTSVI
- a CDS encoding trimethylamine methyltransferase family protein, which gives rise to MPPRLQLLEPALAERVLEEAYQLLDEIGVRVQTEVALELLASHGARVEGKVVHIPQELAHRATSSAPQEFWLHDRSGKPTVRYGNDAVHFAPGSSCLQALDAETLEHRLAKSADLVRLVQVAEMLPQYAAQSTAVVCDDVPESIKDLYRLLLVLWYSEKPVVTGAFELENLPVMIDMLAADAGGHEALRVKPRAVFDVCPSPPLTWSDFAAASLIELARAGVPAEIVPVPLAGATAPVTLAGALAQHTAECLSGVVIQQLAQPGAPVVWGGAPSILDMRTATTPMGSMEAAMLNAACAQIGKHLRLPTHGYLVASDSKIPDAQAGMESGMAAALAVLAGINMVSGAGMLDFLACQSAEKLVMDAEAIGAAMRLRQGIEPHAASLAVELFRAAGHQTDFLKLPETRRLFRSEQYLPSPAIDREPLSRWRDSGGKDMFARARERVSELVASYARPSMDADVEKHLLDVVRRRAGKAGLHSLPGI